Part of the Chanodichthys erythropterus isolate Z2021 chromosome 13, ASM2448905v1, whole genome shotgun sequence genome is shown below.
TGTTTCTACTCAGGTAGCTAAGGGGTCTTCTGTAGAAATAGAAATTGCTCAGTAAAAACAAAacttagagggaacattgcaGATTCTACCACATATATTCAACATTACCTTGCTGAGTACACATGTGTATGCAAATCGCACTAGGATCGACTCCAATGTTACTACTTTTCGGATCAAACGCCATCTGTCTCAGAGCTCCTTCATTCCCCAGATGAACTTCCTTCATTCCTTTCTCAAAGTCTGAGGGCTGTGGTCTGTCACCAGATTCAATCTCCTCCCTGCTGGATTCTCTGCATCCTTTGGCCAACTGCTCCTGATAGAGCGAAGACTGAGGAGCACGATGGCACGGACCAGCTGCAGATGCAGGCACCTGCTCTGTTCCCTTCTGTTCAGCCGGAAGATTGGACAACATCTTTCAAGGAACTGATGGGATGAGATGAGGTAACAGATTAAGTCATAAAACATAACATGATATCGTAAAATTGTTATTACTATTCTGTCTATTCTTTGGTCTAACCCATCTCACCATATTTACATACAATGGCATTTACGAATTTCTCCATGTAAGGTCTCAGACAGTAATACTATGGCACTGAATAATAAGCATATGTATACCTTGGTGTTTACATGATattccaatatatatatatatatatatatatatatatatatatatatatatatatatatatgatagtAATATTACCATATAATACAAACATACATGGTAGTAGCACGTTTTACATACTTTTAGTGAAACTTACTAAAATGgtttcctgattttttttttaaataaatcttattaCCTACAAATGTCACGCGCAACTTCCATACGTTACAACGGTTATctccattattttattttataaacatgTTTCTATCAGGATATATTCAGTGGTCACTAAATACAGGAACCTATCAGACGCCCATTTCAAGCTGTTTTGCTGTAGCAATAGCAATAGCACGCTCTTCTAAACTCCGAATAACCGCACATTCATGAACACTGAAATGTCTATAcgtgcacatacacacatttcaATTCATACACTTAAAGTGAGAGTTATTAATTCACCagctaaaaacaaaatgaataattaaatgaaACTGAGCTGGTTCCATTGCAAATATTATCACACTAATTAAACACGTTACTAGACTGATGTTTGCATATAAATCACGAGAAAATAttcataattacttttttataataatttgtaGGTGCTATGCATAATGACGTCAATGAACAGGCTCCTCATGCATGTCAGGCTTTTAAAGGCCCCCGAAACGAATACAAATCAATCAAGAGCAAATCAGACATGTTTAACAAAGCAGTACCTATATTGCGTTCCTCCTTACAACGTCAGTCCCCGCAAAACCGCGTCTCCGGCTGTGAGATTGTGCTGTTAAATCACTAATACTCGCCGATACATCCTCATGATGCACAGGTCGGATGTGATATCTTTAACCAGTAAAAGTCATTTCCGGCGACCGTCCAGACTGATGAGAGGATTAACAGTACGAACTGACTGTACATTAAACCAGCTTATTGTTGCGGTCAATTTAATTTACTATGTCATGCATTTAACACAGAGAGCTAACAAAACACCTAATAGTAAGAATATTTGCAAATGACGAGCGGTGACGACTTCCGTCATTCGTGGAGCTGTAAAGCGTGTTGCCATTGGCTGTTGCATGGACCGAGGGCTTAGGCTTATATCTGTTGGACTGTTTTAATGGCaacactttcatttttatttgaaaaacatattttattatgccAAATATACAGTATTAAATTTTAATTGATACTTAGAATGGTATAGCATAGCCCATACATAGTCAGAATtactattaaataaatattccttttattaaaaataaaaaaataaaaaatcacaatttaaactgaattaattaatttataaaaaaagcttaaaaatgACAGAGAAATCACCAGAGTGATATATCGTTATATCATAATCAGTTAATCAGTTTAGTTAGTTTTTATAGATCATAGCCTACCTGTTAGATAACGCAATATAATGATGATAAGCTAATAATGAAACTTTAGTACGCTGATTCATTCTTTATTAGTTGCTAAGTAGCCTATGTGACAGTGTGAGTAAAGATTTTCCTCGAAGGTTGTTCTCAAAATCAGTGTTCTGTTATTATGACCAGCAGAGGGCATAACTTCCTGCAGATTTGAGTAATTTTACTCACTGTTTGAAGTccatatgaaacatacagaatgGTTTTCTTTTCACCTAAAATGAGTTTTTGGCATATTACAGGATTCCTGTAACATCAGGGGACTATGCAAAAGTTTTTGGAGCAATATCCTCTAAAGTCTGCATGCTGTTCAGATCTCAGGAAAGAATTAATTGTCAACAATGGTCCCCATCTACTTTAATTAACTCTTATGTAGGTGATATTTGTTTTTCTCTTAATTCAGAAAACAGATCTATAAGAGAGTTATTTCAAAGAAATATTATATGTTTGCCTTATATTTACTCTTATTGGAATCGGTGGACAGACAATATTGCTTGGAAAAGGTCTGGCTTATACCTAATCAATATTTAATTACCGGTACAAACAAAGTCAAAGAGGTATCAGTCAAAATTATACATAGGATTTACCCAGTGAAGCATTACcttgtaaaatttaaaaatgatattgaCGTTAAATGCACTTTCTGTGACGGTTGCCCTGAAACTGTGATTCATCTGTTCTGGCACTGCCCATTGGTAAGACCATTTTGGCAAAATATTTGTGATTTTATagcaaaaaatattaataaccaATATGTGCTGTTATAGAAGGATGTAGTATTTGGTCATATGGAGGATTGTAGAAACAAGCACAAccagatttatataaaaaactttATACTTTTAATGGCAAAGTTTCATATTCATAAATGCAAgttttcttgcaaaaaaaaacaaaactgttttATATCTTTTGAGAGAGAATTTGAACATTATATTGACTCTACGATATTCTTTGAAAAAAAGAGCagttaaactttaaaaaatttgtaaaattttcaatatttttttctagatTTTATTTAAGCCCCCTCTAGTATACTTTTGTTTGTTATACATTTGatgttatatattgtattttgatgtattttctaattatatatatctatatatatctatatatatatatctatatatatatatatatatatatatatatatatatatatataaaattgttacAGTTGTAATTTCTCGAtaaaaatgatatcaaaattgaaatatattggtcaaaatcatacatttactcacaaactgagcagcaaacacaACTTTTGGATGCCATGTTTATTCtttatgcttccttcaaaaatcgatctgaggaaggtatctcatgagacaggaagtgaagctaacattggattcagatgtgccttgatgccttactaccttgaaatgtgtcctcagaaggcagcattttccagttttcggacgcagcctaagAATCAATGATGCCACAACATTGCTCAGCTTCTTGTTGTAAAAACTACTGAGATTTAAATTCCCAAAGAAATGGGATGTGTTTATATGTATTAACTCAATATTACAGGTtttaaactatggtaactttttAGTGTCATGTTAGCTGACGCCTTTGTGTTAGTTTGCTGAAGTCTATTGCAGATATAGATATTCATACATGCGTCTATGGTTGCAGACGCATAGTTAACTTGCTCTTGAGTGTTCATGGACCAGCTTTGACTGTTCCAATATGGCGGACGGCTTACATATAGCGGCCCATAGAAACAGCTGATAATGAGGCATCTATGTAGGCTATCTTTGACTGAAACtgtcttattttgttttcatttgacCATGATGTATGATTGATTACAATGCTTTGAGGTCAGAAGTATGAaatttaaggattagttcaatttcaaatgGCTTTcaaaaattagcccaagctttactcaccctcaagccatccttggtgTACATGACTTTCtgctttctgatgaacataatcgaagaaatattaataaatatcctgacgcatctgagctttataatggcagtgaacgggaccaactagtatgagctgaagaaaaagcttccatccacatccatccctCATTAAcatgtactccacacagctccattgggttaataaaggccttctgaagcgaagcgatgcgtttgtgtaaaaaaaactatccatatttaaacaagttatgaagtgaaatatctagcttctgccaaaatggaactggcgccgCATTAGATATGTAAGATGCAAAGGGAAGGCGTaagacatacagcgtaagctttttgaagaatacagaaggcggtctggcagaagcaaTTGCAAGGCaagcatttgtgtttataaagcatatacattttaattttttttagaaaatgacagatcgttttcgctagataagacccttattccttgtctggtatcgtttaaagccctttgaagctgcaatgaaactgtaattctgaccttcaactgtttggaggccagtgaagtccattataagaaGAATGaccctggaatattttcatcaaaaaccttgatttcttttcgactgatgaaagaaagacaaacatcttggatgacatggggttgagtaaattatcaggaaattttcatttgaatgtgaactaatcctttaagggaaCTTTGTctggaacaaaacaaaactacgTCATACAACCCCTTCCAGTCAGGTCATAGTCAGAATAAACTGTATGGATGAGACTTTAGCCAAAAAACTATACGGTAAACCAGGCAGACACAAATAATGGAATAAAACTGTCTATTAGTAAACCAGTTTGCTGTAAATGTATAACAAATGttagaaatacattttgatttgtaGAAATGATAATATAGGCTACACATTTTAAGCAAACAACCACTTGCTTTTGAAATGACAGGTTTTTATACATCATGATGTATAGAATATGAAGTGCACAATTAAATGTCTTGCTCAGTGGCACAACAGTAATACAGCAGgataaaatgttcaaaaaagaaatgtttgttctgtttttgttgttgttgttgttgttgttgttgttgttgttttcacgCCTTAACTGCTCGCTTTGAGTGGACATTTTTCTTATGGGAAAACCTCATATTTGGTCTCTGCAGTTCTCCAGGTGGGATGAATATATCTGCAGGTTCAGCTGAGGTCTGTGTATTTACAGTAGTTGTAAAGTCTATAGTTGCATACTCTGTGTTGTGGTGGTTTGGAGTCTGATTCAGTTTTCCCCTGCTGGTCGCATTTTCAGATCGTAGGACTTGAACGTCTGCGTAGTGTAAACCATCCTCATTctgcttttgttttttattcaccTGGGCATACTGTGGTTCAGCTGTCACACAGTCATGCACATGAACGTCAACACGGGGATGCTATGGAAAAAAAGCTGTTGtcacaaaaacatttacatgaatttggataaaaggttttttttgtaGTGACCAGTTTAACCAACTCACCTGATTGGGAGGAGCTACAGGTGGACCTGTTGTAAAGATGTACATCGCAATAAACATCACAACAATATCCTTTTAATTTGTTATCTCATAAATGTAgctgagattttttttgttaccTTTTCCTTTTGCCCGTTTTTGTGAAAGTTTTCTCGGATTTATTCCCCATCTAAggaaagaacaacaacaaacaactcAAATACAGAAGTTGGTTTATttgttctgttgtgtatttCCCTAAATGACAAAGTGAATCATTGATAGTCTTATCCCTTGTGAAAATGAAGTGTGCTTAATGGTATTGAATGTGTCCTTGTAGTGTACTTTGAATCTTACaagtatattttaatattaatgaaataaatgtaagaaGAGAGTAAAGAGAGTACACATTTATGACTGTTACTTAAGTCCCTAAAAAGTACACTTTGTAATGTCAAATAAgtgttatttgatattacatttataGTTAATATAGCTATATATGTGCTACATTGCAatttcatcattacaaatgagtaattacatatatatatatatatatatatatatatatatatatatatatatatatatatatatatatatatatatatatatatatatatatatctacatGGCAAGTTtcagtaaaaataatattttagaatattttaagtTTACCATAAATACTTGtcagtacactttaaccatatttcaaagacaaaagaattatgaaataattgcatataaaatttttattgtaaatagcATGCAATTAGGTGTCTGAAAACATTTAagtatgttattttaaaatatattatttctgtaataagtactttttttaaattatgctaaaatgaacattttcacAATGGATATGAGACAACTTTGTACTCCTTTGTCCTGTTAAATGCTAATACAAagcatttctttcttttctgaACAATGCAAACATCATCTTGTATCTGGTTTGGCTTTTCTAGTGTCAAATATTTTCAACAGCATTTGTATTAAAGCTTCATATCAATTACGAAAAGACAAAGGGGATTAATGTTTCCCAAAGTATAACCTGTAAAAGTGAACATTATGTTAAATAGTGGTTAGAGCACTATTTAGTTACacaaatgaatctaaaatagtTTCCTCCCTATCAAGATCCTGCTATAAAACAATCACGTCATAGAACCCTGTAGCTTTTGAATAGATAAATACTGTAAATCATGCCCAGTAGGTTTAAAACAATTCAAAGATACACATTTTTGGCTACTCACTTTTCCACTGTTTTGGTTATAGTACTCCCCATGGCGGAGATCGTAGTCAGAGCACAGTTAGCCTAGTGTTGAGCATTTGCTCATATTCCATTTCCTTGTTCCTCTGTAACTGGAGTCCTGCAGGTGTTCCTCTTAAAGAAAGCTACCTTTGTACCTCGAACGGCAATGCCCCTATCGTTGAGGCtgaccttgaggtcatgaatgttTGACAATATCTTTAATgttgtatattttaatatctttccagtcattcattcacaaaacaatgactggaaaaaaacaacaagagATCTATTTCCTTGTGGTTACATAGAAATTCCTTACTGTGGAGGTAGTAGTACCCTACTAGCCTTGTATGCTATTGTAATATACACATAAATGTGAATTAtaaacaagtaaaaattattatattttaagaaaataatgtatacattttCCAATGCTAAAATCTTTCTGTTTGAGCATCCCATTGAAATTCACcctgttttagtaattttaatcaaaatgtcataactcTATCTTCCAGTGAAACGACAGACTTCTGGGCCAACAAGCCCAGACAACGGGGCCAacgagtttgaaactcaatccattcatcataaacgtactctaataaagtccttctgaagcaacgcaatgtgtttgtgtaagaaaaatatccatatttaacaagtaaaaaaaaaaccctaaaaaGTCTGGCAGTAGAGTTTCCAGACGGATTCCATTAAATTACAGCAATTAACCATTTCACAGAATTACATGCaaaaactaaaaatacattGACTTTACAGTCAAACTTCATTAAATTAAAGTATATTACTGTTGATAATCGTTTATTAAACTGTGgaaaaactaataaattatGTCAAATTACATAGAAAATGACTAACTTTCAGGTTAATCTCTGCGAATTTAAGGTTTTTATGAGTTATTTTATAAAGCTGCTCAGTCCATCTACAgtaatttacttttaaaaataaattttccaTGTACAACAACTaggaaattatttttaaaaatgtaattagcacaaattcaaaaacaaatatttgcaTACGTACAGtataaatctttatttttacagaaccATTCACAACTTCAATCAATCTCTAAATTAAGTACTAAGCCAATTCTGCTAAATCAACAAAATATAGTACAGAATACATTTAATGAAAGGAACGAACATGCACATTTACAGCATAAATCACTGTACATAACACTTTGTATGTCAAGTTACTTGAATTATAGGAAATGCAAGCTTACTATATTATTTTAGAACATGCAAAAATATCAACATTAAAAGACAATTGTAGCTGTATTCCTTTATACTGTAATATTGCTGTTATTATTTTCTACATATACAATTacattttatccaaagcgacttacaaattaGGAGTGCAATGGAAGCAACAAAAAGTGCAGTGACAATTTCCAGCTAGTCTTACGCATAGAACGTTTTttaagttaaaggtgccatcgaatgtttttttacaagatgtaatataagtctaaggtgtcccctaaatgtttctgtgaagtttcaactcaaaataccacatagattttttttaaataattagaaatgcgccgattcaggctgtggcccctttaattgcttttgctctccgccccctcccgagctctcaactctatcactgcataaacaaagtttatacagctaatataaccctcaaaatggatctttacaaagtgttcgtcatgtagcatgtctaattgcctaagtacagtgtttatttggatgtttacatttgattctgaatgagtttgatagtgctccgtggctaatggctaatgctacactgttggagagatttataaagaatgaagttgtgtttatgaattatacagactgcaagtgtttaaaaatgaaaatagcgatggttCTTggctctgtgaatacagtaagaaacaatggtaactttaaccacatttaacagtacattagcaacatgctaacgaaacatttagaaagacaatttacaaatatcactaaaaatatcatgatatcatggatcatgtcagttattattgctccatctgccatttttcgctattgtccttgcttgcttacctagtctgatgattcaacCAGTCTatgatccagacgttaatactggctgcccttgtgtaatg
Proteins encoded:
- the zgc:193711 gene encoding uncharacterized protein zgc:193711; translation: MGSTITKTVEKWGINPRKLSQKRAKGKGPPVAPPNQHPRVDVHVHDCVTAEPQYAQVNKKQKQNEDGLHYADVQVLRSENATSRGKLNQTPNHHNTEYATIDFTTTVNTQTSAEPADIFIPPGELQRPNMRFSHKKNVHSKRAVKA